The Xyrauchen texanus isolate HMW12.3.18 chromosome 17, RBS_HiC_50CHRs, whole genome shotgun sequence DNA window gacAAATCTAAAAGCATctcatttagaaaaaaacaaaaacgtattattTCTAGTCTTTCACTCATTTACCTACGGTGATATTTCCAGAtgcctgatttaaaaaaatatataaaaattgttaTTAACGTTGACTTATCAAAATCCCATCATTGACcagattatatgtatatattggcTTTGACCACGGACTTTTGCTGCACTGAATAAATCGCTACCTTTATGATTCTGTGGCAACTGTGTTGTAAGTTAAgcctaaataatgtaaatatcagGAAACAGACAacgtgacatttttttaattggttgCGAACACTCAATTTCCCAGTGTAatatccattttttattttttaatttgaaaaataacttaCATAAATCTCTGTACTCAACCATACCTGACCAAGACATAGCCTTGGCATGAAccaaaaaaaggggaaaaagaagaaagaaaataataataaagagaaggcattttaaaaagaatagaACATCCTTTTGACATCATATGAGACATTATTCCACTTCCGAAAGATCTGACTGTATACCTAGAGTTTGCTTAGAGAtttccaaaatatatattttctttatcagAATACATTTCGACAGATAACAGATGTACAGTACATGgaattgatagacagacagaaagtctgCTACAGAGGAGAAATTAAATAAAGTACGAAATAAATTTGAATAATCACTAAAAGTAGAATTTCTTAATTGGAAGAGGTATAAAGTctcaatttatatttatttccattcAGGCATTTAAACTATGAGTCATATACTTCTCAGATATAAGAAGctcttattattaataaaaatagaaaataaaaaataattaggtCTTGGCTTGTAAATAAacgaaaaaatatattaaatgatttctaCTTTCTCGaaaatcaaagaaataaaaacGGAAAGGTATATTGTGTGGCAATATCATCGTCCCATGTGCATCTCTCTACAAACAGCATCATGCTCGGAAAACTGCACAGCACAATACTGCAAAAGTCTGCGAGCTGTAGTCATCGCTGGTAAAAAGATCTTGTGAAATTTTGGGCTCTTTTGTCAGGAATACTGCAGCTCATGTTTCAGTAAAGATATAAAAATCCCTggtcacattttcccttaaattttCAACAAAGCATGATTTTACAAGGTGGAATGTTCATTCAGAATTTTGCCCTTCGGGTCCATGTGCATTTTTCAGTAAATTCAATTCAGGGCAGGGGGTTGGGCAAAGGATCATCGTCGTTGACATGCACTGtacaagaaatagcatttttcttttttcatctttATCAAAACATGCTACTGAGTTACTGTAAGATGTGCCCAAGCCATGTTGCCAAAAACCCTTTACAACATGCTTGCTAAACAGATGAACAATATACATACTAAAACTATAAGAGCTCTAAGAAATTAACAcccctgaaaaacaaaacaaaacaaagaatagGAACAATATTGGTAGAAATCTGACAACGGAAGCAGTAAGTACAGAGTTAACCCTAGGACAAGTGAGAAGTCGAAAAACATGTACAATTTGCACATAATCTTTAGCTTCATAAGGCTTACTCCTTTACAATAATAAACCAtagacatttatatatatttttaatcatttttcactgtaaataaaCTAAGTTCTTCATTTATCTGCAtgtctgtaaaaaatacagtaaagagACCAATGAATGGTCTGCAGGATACCAAAAAAAAcaagatttgtttttcaaatcacaCTGTCCCCATGAAAATCATGCAcgtgtaattaataaaataaaattataattaaaatggcTGATTAAGATTTTCTTTATCTTGTAtagtcttttttcttcttctttttttttttttgcagtctcaagaaaatattttttatttatttcctctTTTAGTCAGCTAAAGTTGTCCAtgcgaaaaaataaaataaaaaataaaataaaatgtttgtttcattcaGTATCAAGGGAAGTATATCAATTTGATCTTAAAAGTTCATCAAGATGATTTAAAACTACAGTGCATTGATCTAGCAGAATCATATTCTGGGGAGTGTGGTGCTAGATTATTAGAGCCGTTCACTTATTTCCCATGTTATATTTTAGGTTTAATGTGTACAATTCTGAGTCTGTTGGCATGGCTTGACCCAGGATATGGTAAGGAACACTGTTAGCCCATGTAGATACAAAAACAGTacatcaacatttaaaataaatgtgaattcaATGGAAAACAAAAAGTCAAAGAGAATGTTTCCCCACTTCAAAAAGGGCTTCTTAGCAACTCGACTGGTTCTCAGTTCAAACTCTTCCTCCAATGGCTTCAAATAGGTTCAAAAAGCAGGAATTGTGAATTTCCTCAAGCTACGGAGCCCATTTCCAGCTTCCTTCACCCGTCTTGCCCCTACCCTTAGGGGGTGCTCTTTGCGCACAATGTGTGCAACATTTTTTACGAGCAAAAACAGGACTCCTTTTTTCACCCCTAAGAAACAAGCTCTGAACACACAACATCAAGCATGCAGTGTTATCGGGGAGATGGGACCTGTTGCAAATCTCAAACTCCTCCCAATGGTTGCTACAATAACGCTATATTTCAGGAAACTGCTACGAACGACCGAATGGCCCCGAACCGCTGTCAAGGGACGTCTGGGAAGTTCTTCTAGTCAAGGGGGCCAGGGATGCATCGACCAATGAAGAGGGAGggaacagcttaaaccagccaatCACCATATTGGACAAGTCCAGATCATCTAAAAGTATCTGAGCGGCTCCCATGAAGGATTTGTGGTCCATACGTCCATAGTCTCCCCACACAATGATCTACAATAGGAAGAAAATACATTTCCCTCAATATAAATTCAAATTCATgaaaacaacaagaacaacaaaaatgactacaaactGTGACAGACCAGGCAGATCAAACAGTATTTTCAGATTATTGCCATAAATCAAAAACTGATAGGTTGATTAACAAAATGGTATTTCCACCTATTGTCAGTTTCAAAATCTATCAACAGCCTTGTCAATGCATAGTGCACATTTTGTGGTTAcaaacatttttatgaattttccttaaatgttgtttaaaataagtGTTCTTTGAAATTCAACAATTCtggttaattacatttttgctacTCAAAGTATCGTTTACTTTTTCCAAATTTGTTTTAACCAAATGCCACATTGAGAGTTGGTGAACAATTTGcaacaaaattttatttaaatacaccgatcagccacagaaTGCTTTTCATCTTGCCACAGTTGTATAtagcggttatccgagttaccatagactttgtcagttataagcagtctgaccattctctgttgacctctctcatcaacaagacatttccatcccaTAACtggcgctcactggatgttttttgtttttggcaccattctgagtaaattctagagattgttctggagtggtggtggcgtagtgggctaaagcacataactgttaatcagaaggttgctggttctatcaccacagccaccaccattgtgtccttgagcaaggcacttaactccagatttggataaaagccaaatgcataaatgtaaatgttgtgtgtgaaaatcccaggagatcaacagttccagaaatactcaaaccagtccatctgacaccaataatcatccatgcgattatctaatcagccaatcatgtggcagcagtgcagtgcataaaatcaagcagatatgggtcaggagcttcagttaatgttcacatcaaccataagaatggggacatttttttatCTCATTGATTTGAaccgtagcatgattgttggtgccagatgggctggtttgagtatttctgtaactgctgatctcttgggattttcaatCACaagagtctctagaatttactccgaatggtgccagaaacaaaaaacatcaagtgagcggcAGTTTGTGGATGGAAACGTCTTATTGATTAGATAgatcaacaaagaatggccagactagttcgaactgggatactcggataaccactctttacaattgtggtgagaagaatgctattctgagatgcaggctggtgctgttttggcggcacgagggggacctacacaatattaggcaggttgttttaatgttgtggctgatcggagtATACAAAGAGGCAATATTTGACAAAAGTTTTGTCATGGCAATCTTATTGTTGTTATTTATGTAACATTCAGATTAAAATAAAGTgtagtgacattttttttattttgttttcatagaAACCTACAGTAAAATAATTGTGTGAGattcatgcttaaaacaagaaaaaacattcGCCAATGGATTAAAAAACCCAAATAGTTTTCCCTTAGAATGAAGTTTTGATTTCTTACACCCATGGCAAATTTgagttttttcttattttaagcataCGCCCCACCACAAggcttaatatattatataattttgcttttcaagtaaatgtatcttgttttaagtatattttgatatttttatcaagagtaattgttttatttgcaaTTAACTTTTTGAATATAAGTAATGATTCCTATAAAACAATTCACACCAGGAGCAGACATTTACATGCTGATAAAGCAAGTCTTTTTTGGTGTCCCTTTTTttcatttgatcatttgttttaacAGTTATTATTGTGTGCATTTCACAGTGACTTTTAACAAATATGTATAGCACAAATACATACACTATATGCATGGAAGTGGCATATAATCAGTATTGTTAGTaattgataacatgttttaatcgataatattattttttacacttAATTTTTTCTAATCACGCCTCGGACTGTGTATATTTGATAATACCGCCAGTATACTTGTCCAGCATGTGAACTGAATAAGTTTGAAAACTGCCTTGAATGTTTTATTTCTCTCGTCATCGCTACTCCAGCTTgaatagaaatacattttcttttgtcaATCTGCTGGCTAGAGAACTCGTTTGTTATCTTTCGTATTGCAGTTTCATGGTTATTTCGCAAACTTGCCATTCTCATCCATGATGGGCGAAGGGCAAACCAGCTGAAAGATGCTTTGCACCATTTAAGAACTGGAGTAAAATTGCTTAGTGATAAGTGACACCTATTGTAAAGGTGTGAATGTTTTAACGGCAATCATTCACTTCACTATTAATGTGAAAAGGCCTTTTGGATATGATTACTTTAGCATCTCGTTGCctctggtgtgcaaaggccttaagaAAATTGTTTTTGCAGGGTGTTAAAAACATGCACGTATGAGACAGTAACACCTTCATTTGTACACTTCTTTTGTAATATCATTAAATTGCATTATATCGGATATTGGCATCtgccattaaaaaccccatattGGAAACCACCAGAATTCTACCTGTAAAACCTTTCCTCCTGGGCTCTCTTCAAATGACAGCTGCTGCTGGTACAATGGGTCCAGTGTTTTTCGTGctacttttgttttctttttggctATGCAGGCACCATTGTCCAGTAGATACACCTTCACGTAGGGGGCTGGAGAAGAAGAGTAAGCAGATGGAGTTCAAACATAAGTCATGATTTTTCTAGTGTCTGAGAATCAACATCAAATCCAGTAACTGTACTAACCTGGCAGTGCCTTAGAACCGGGTTTTCCCACAAGGCCTCTGGCTCTGATGACCTCCACCTCCAGTGCTCCTTTCTTCTCCACCATCCCGATCTGAATGTCACCTAAAAATTCAAACAACAAGGATATATAAGCAACAGAGGTGGACTTTTACTGTAATAACTTGGATGTGTGGCATTCCAAGTTGAGTGCTGCTGGAGCCACTGGAGCTCTTGACACAAGTGTCAAGCAAGCGGAAGGAGACAAGCGTTATAGTCGGTTCTCACCCATTGGGGGTGTGGCTAACGTCTGTCTTCCAACAAGCTGGGCGGGGCCAAGTCCATCCAGGAAATCGCTGAACTGACTCTCAGAAGAGAGTCGTACACCAGGGAAGATGAGGCTGAGAAGGAGAAAATGTTGAATAGATAAATTCTACATCCAAAAACATACTTTTATCTTTGCA harbors:
- the rims2a gene encoding regulating synaptic membrane exocytosis protein 4 isoform X20; protein product: MGRQSQDATSNAGTGAGSSSGRMQRSQSRMSLSASFEALAVYFPCMNSFDEEDGEAGGKKLRSTVQRSTETGLAVEMRSRMTRQASRESNDGSMNSYSSEGNLIFPGVRLSSESQFSDFLDGLGPAQLVGRQTLATPPMGDIQIGMVEKKGALEVEVIRARGLVGKPGSKALPAPYVKVYLLDNGACIAKKKTKVARKTLDPLYQQQLSFEESPGGKVLQIIVWGDYGRMDHKSFMGAAQILLDDLDLSNMVIGWFKLFPPSSLVDASLAPLTRRTSQTSLDSGSGPFGRS